The Spirochaetota bacterium DNA window GCTATTTTTCTGCATGATGTACATACAGGGGCAGTGCTTGATGTCAATGTGGCGGCTACAGAATTATTTGGCTATACAAGAGATGAATTGATGACCGAAAACCCATCAATAGCATATCCGCATGCTACTGAATTTACCCTTGTAAATGCAATGAAACATCTGGAGCAGGCAGTTGTAAATGGTGTACATACTTTTGAATGGAGTGCCTATAAAAAGACTGGCGAACTAATGTGGCTCAAAGTGCATCTTACTATGGTTACTATATCCGGTCAAAAGCAGATTATGGCAGTAGTGCATGATATTACGCACCAACGGCAATTACAGAAAGCTCTGGAAGAAAGTGAAAAGCGGTTCAAGGCAGTATTTGAAGAGTTTACAGATGGATTGATGATAATTGATGAGCATGGTATCGTAGATTGTAATAAAGCCTGTGAAGAGATGTTTGGTTATTCAAAAGAAGAACTTGTAGGATTGCATCCTGCAGATATTTCTCCACCAACACAGCCTGATGGGGTTGATTCGCGGATACTTGCAAACGGCTACATTAAAGAAGCAATAACCAAAAAGAAAAAGAGCTTCAGATGGGTACATCAAAGAAAAAATGGGCAATATTTCTGGACAGATATTTCACTTTCGTTAATACACCTTGTTGATAGCAATGTAATTCTTGTAACATGCAGGGATATTACTCATATAGTGCAGTATGAAAAACAAAGCGAACAGTTAAATCAGCATATTCATCAATTGCATAAGATGGAAGCGATAGCAACTTTAACAGCTGGCATTGCGCATGATTTTAATAATATGCTAACAAGCATTATAGGAAACATTAACCTTTCAACTATTTATTTTGGAAAAAAAGAGATGTATTATGAACAATCCTTGCAACAAACT harbors:
- a CDS encoding PAS domain S-box protein; this translates as MAKLSVLLLNKNLRDQLFDVFSKKGFALTLIERKDCSSTTIANSSADIVLFDVGMHSEDDFLLYLNIVRWSDVPVLPVIYRKDNSHYTMLQAHELAKDVEAILLGTDYADQKNNLESVRQYPYALTHYHDIYETVPYAIFLHDVHTGAVLDVNVAATELFGYTRDELMTENPSIAYPHATEFTLVNAMKHLEQAVVNGVHTFEWSAYKKTGELMWLKVHLTMVTISGQKQIMAVVHDITHQRQLQKALEESEKRFKAVFEEFTDGLMIIDEHGIVDCNKACEEMFGYSKEELVGLHPADISPPTQPDGVDSRILANGYIKEAITKKKKSFRWVHQRKNGQYFWTDISLSLIHLVDSNVILVTCRDITHIVQYEKQSEQLNQHIHQLHKMEAIATLTAGIAHDFNNMLTSIIGNINLSTIYFGKKEMYYEQSLQQT